Genomic window (Rossellomorea aquimaris):
GGAGCAGATCAGTCCACATATCCCATTGCAGGACTGGTTGAAAAACCGCATCAAGATAAAGCACCGTCTCGTTTAGCGATAATGGGAAGATATATTCTGACTCCTGATATTTTTTCATATTTAGAACAGGTAAAAGTAGGTGCTGGTGGAGAATACCAACTCACAGATGCCCTCAACTACTACAGTCAGGAATTCCCTATTTATGCAAAAACCTTTGAAGGACATCGATATGATATAGGTGATAAACTAGGATTTATCAAAGCAACTATAGAATTTGCCATGAAAAGGCCTGAACTTAAGCATCATGTAACTCAGTATCTCAAAGATTTACTGCATAAGGAGTGAGACAATGAACATTTCCGTAATCGGTGTTGGATATGTTGGACTGGTGACAGGAATTTGTCTTGCAGAAATCGGGCACCACGTGACATGCCAGGATATCGATCAAGGCAAAATAGATCAGCTGAACCAAGGTCTCTCACCGATCTATGAGCCTGGGCTGGAAGAACTTCTGCAACACAATCTCGCCAAACAAACACTTTCTTTTACATCAAGCTATCAGGCTGCTTGTAAAAAAGCTGAAGTCATCATCATCGCTGTCGGAACACCCTCTAATACTGATGGCTCTGCCGACTTGTCGGCTATCAAAAACGCTGCTGAAAAAATTGGTGCATATGTCCGACACACAGATACCATCGTTGTCACAAAAAGTACGGTTCCTGTCGGGACAAACAAAAAGATTAAAGCATGGGTATCGAACAATTTGAAACAGAATGTGCAAGTCATGATTGCATCCAATCCAGAATTTCTCCGAGAAGGCTCAGCGATACACGATACCTTCAACGGAGATCGAATCGTGCTTGGAACCGATGATAGTAAGACAGCATCGAAACTTCAAGAAATGCTTAAGCCATTCAGGGTGCCGATTCTCCAAACTTCTATCGAAAGTGCTGAAATGATAAAATACTCATCCAATGCTTTTTTGGCCACAAAAATCAGCTTTATTAATGAAATTGCGAATCTCTGTGAGAAACTTGGCGCAAACGTAGAAGACGTAGCAAAAGGGATGGGTATGGATCAGCGCATCGGTCACCAATTTCTGAATGCCGGAATTGGTTATGGGGGATCCTGTTTTCCGAAAGACACCAATGCCCTTGTTCAAATGGCAGGAAATCTTCACCACAAATTCGACTTACTCGAATCGGTTATTCACGTCAACGCAAAACAACAGGTGAGACTCGTCGAACTTGCCAAAAAGCATATGAAAGAGATCAAAGGAAAAACAGCCGGAATACTCGGACTTTCCTTCAAACCGAATACAGATGATATTCGTGAAGCAGCCTCCATAGAAATCATAAATGCCCTGTTGAAAGCTGAAGTTCAAGTCACAGTATATGACCCGGTTTCTCAAGATAAAGTAAAACTTTTATTAGGCGATTCCGTTTCCTACGCTGAAGATTGCTTTGCTGCGATTGAAGATCAAGAAATGCTGTTCATTGCAACCGAGTGGGAAGAATTTAAAGTTTTAAGACTTTCAACCATTGCGAAACTAATGAAAACCCCGAATGTGTTCGATGGACGCAATTGCTTCTCTCTTCACGAAGCGAAGAAGACAACAATTAACTATTATTCGATCGGAAGACCTGCTGTAATGAATCTTTGTATCGAAAAGGAACGTGTGTAAATAAGAAAGGCTTCTCTCTTGGGAGAAACCTTTCTTAAATAGAACTAAATTAAATGACACGATTCATACTCCGTAACGAATGAGGGATACATACCTCCCCAACAGGCTTTGCCGGAACTCCTGCCACCACCAAGTTGGAAGAGATATCATCCGTTACAACGGCATTCGCCCCCACCGACACATTATGGCCAACAGTAACCGGCCCCGCAACCACAGCACCGGTGAAAATTGTCACATTGTCACCAATAATAGGTTTAATCTGCCCATTGCGTTCTTGATCTCTTCCACCTATCGTTACATTTTGAAACACTTCCAAATGTGCACCTGCCTTCACATTGGTC
Coding sequences:
- a CDS encoding UDP-glucose/GDP-mannose dehydrogenase family protein, whose translation is MNISVIGVGYVGLVTGICLAEIGHHVTCQDIDQGKIDQLNQGLSPIYEPGLEELLQHNLAKQTLSFTSSYQAACKKAEVIIIAVGTPSNTDGSADLSAIKNAAEKIGAYVRHTDTIVVTKSTVPVGTNKKIKAWVSNNLKQNVQVMIASNPEFLREGSAIHDTFNGDRIVLGTDDSKTASKLQEMLKPFRVPILQTSIESAEMIKYSSNAFLATKISFINEIANLCEKLGANVEDVAKGMGMDQRIGHQFLNAGIGYGGSCFPKDTNALVQMAGNLHHKFDLLESVIHVNAKQQVRLVELAKKHMKEIKGKTAGILGLSFKPNTDDIREAASIEIINALLKAEVQVTVYDPVSQDKVKLLLGDSVSYAEDCFAAIEDQEMLFIATEWEEFKVLRLSTIAKLMKTPNVFDGRNCFSLHEAKKTTINYYSIGRPAVMNLCIEKERV
- a CDS encoding serine acetyltransferase, with product MFTLIKSDYKAYGLSFKGLIMSVFNFSTFWLVVLYRMSHYLYKKKIPILPRILRSIGIIFYGAEISQGAEIGPGFRIAHSVGVVIGTNVKAGAHLEVFQNVTIGGRDQERNGQIKPIIGDNVTIFTGAVVAGPVTVGHNVSVGANAVVTDDISSNLVVAGVPAKPVGEVCIPHSLRSMNRVI